The Methanocella arvoryzae MRE50 DNA window GGATTCTAATTAAAAAGTCAGGGCTAAATACTTTCTGATCAGAAATGCAAATAGAAAAAGATAAGTAACCTTTATTTCCTCACAATATCGTCATCTTTCTTGCTATTCCAGACGTGCCAGACCCAGAAGATCGAGATCAGCGTGGCAACGATCGTTGATCCGAGGAGGAATGGCAGGTACCATTCTGCACCGGCCATGTCCCATCCCAGGCTGCTGACGATAGTGGCAATCGTATTCGGCACGAGAAAGGCCGTACCCAGCACGGTGAGATAAGCGGTGACCAGCGCGAACCTGTTATTCATCTGCTGGAGCTGGTTATTGTAGATGCTCTGCATGACTTCCAGGCCGGAGGCCAGCACGTTGGACATCTGCTCCGACAGCTCGATATGTCTGTTTATGTTATCCGACAGGATGCCGATCCTGCCCAGCAGCTTATCATCGTCTGTCAGCAGGTCAGCATCACCATAGCGGAGGTTTTCGATTACGTCCTTAGAAGCCCATAGCGCATCGATATACGTGATCAGGATATGCTTCATCTCATAGATTTCCCGGGCGATCAGCTTCTTGTTATAGTCCTCGTCGATCAGCCGCCTGCTGATGTCGTCGCCGTGTTTCTCGATCTCCCGCAGGTACTCGAAGTTCCGGTCGTTGTTCTCGTCGATGATGCGCTCGAGGATCAGGGTGATCTTATCGACTTTGGACTCCGCGGTGATCTTTTTCATAAATGTGGGCGCGTAGCGGAACAGCTTGATCAGCCGGACGATGTCCTGGTCGTGGACGGTCATGATGAAGTTATCCCTGAGGAGAATGATGAGGGGCCGGACTTTCACGTCGAAGTCTTTTACGGTGACCGAGGGCATCCGGATGCCAAGCTCTGTGTCTGCATCTTCATATGACGAGAAAAAGCCTGACTGAAGCAGGGTGGGAGGTATCTGGGTAAAGCCCATCGTCGCCATGATCTTTTCCAGATCCCGATCCAGGTCGAGCGAAGTGTAGTCCACCCAGGCGACGCTTGCCGAGGGAATCAGGCTCAGGTACTCCTCTAGAGATTTCTCTGTGATTCGCTCGACCTGGCCGTCGTGGTGCAACAGCACACACGTGCTCATTGGCATCTTCGGTCTGCCGGCAGTCACCTGAACTGCCTGAGAAATCTGGCTCCCCGTAAACACTTCCCCCTCGCAACTCTGGATCAATGCGTCTTTATCCGACAAATACTTAGCCGTATTCCGACAGGCCCAAGGTGCGGCAACACAGTATAGATACATTTATATAAATTATTGTCAATATCTACTTCATGGGCAGCATGTGCCTGACTGCCAATAGAAAGTATAGTAGAAAGTATATAAAATCAGGGGACTCTAATTTGACCACTTAAGCAGCCAGTATCCAAAATATATATAAGGCACACATGGTATTGACTGCATGAATTAAAAGACCCGGAAGGAGCTTAACTTGTATAACATTGTCTCTAAAACAGAGCTCGCCACCTTTACCACTCAGCTGGTAGTGGAGGCTCCGGACGTAGCCCGAAAAGCGCAGGCCGGACAGTTCGTCGTAGTCAGAGCCGGTGAAAAGGGAGAGCGCATACCCCTT harbors:
- a CDS encoding CorA family divalent cation transporter, with protein sequence MSTCVLLHHDGQVERITEKSLEEYLSLIPSASVAWVDYTSLDLDRDLEKIMATMGFTQIPPTLLQSGFFSSYEDADTELGIRMPSVTVKDFDVKVRPLIILLRDNFIMTVHDQDIVRLIKLFRYAPTFMKKITAESKVDKITLILERIIDENNDRNFEYLREIEKHGDDISRRLIDEDYNKKLIAREIYEMKHILITYIDALWASKDVIENLRYGDADLLTDDDKLLGRIGILSDNINRHIELSEQMSNVLASGLEVMQSIYNNQLQQMNNRFALVTAYLTVLGTAFLVPNTIATIVSSLGWDMAGAEWYLPFLLGSTIVATLISIFWVWHVWNSKKDDDIVRK